The following nucleotide sequence is from Nitrospira sp..
TGGTGTGCCGGCTGGGGCACGAACGGGAGAGCCGCAATTGGTGGGCTATGTCGTGCCTCGGGCGGAGGGCGGCGTGGCGGCGCAGGATCTTCGGAGTTTCCTGGCCGACCGTCTGCCCGGGTACATGATTCCCACGGCATGGGTATGCCTCGACGCCTTTCCGCTCACATCGCGTGGGAAGGTGGATCGTCAGGCCTTGAGAAACCTCGCCGGACGGATTCCCATGGCGGAGCCACTGTCGGCGCCACTCCAGACCGATACCGAGCGGGCTATTGCAGACATTTGGAAAGCTGTTCTCGGCCTCGAAACAGTCGGGCGTCACGACAATTTTTTCGATCTCGGCGGTCATTCTCTTCTCCTGGGTAAGGTGCTGACGCAGGTCCGCTCGCTGAGCGCGCGGCCATTAGGGATGGTCGATTTGTTTCAGTATCCAACGGTGCAGGCTCTTGCCGCGTATGTCGCCGGTGAAGGGCCAGTCACAGGAGATCGTGGAGGGGTTGATCAGGATGAAAAGGCGCAAGAGGGAAGGGAACGACGTATAGCAGGTTCGCAACGGTTGAAGCGGCAGCGTGAACAACGGCGGACGATGACAGGCGGAATCTAAGATGGATCGAAACGGCGGCGATCAGATGAGCGAGCACGATGGATTGGATATTGCCGTCATCGGACTGGCCTGTCGTTTCCCCGGCGCCCACGACAGCGCGACATTCTGGAGGAACTTGCGCGACGGAGTGGAATCCATTACCGCTCTCAGCGAGGAGGACCTGCGATCGGCCGGCGTTCAGGAACGGCTGCGTCAGGATCCGAACTATGTCCGTATGCGAGGCATCATCGACGGGATTGATCTCTTCGATGCAGATTTCTTCGGCGTGCCGCCGAAAGAAGCAGAACTGATGGATCCGCAGCATCGGCTGTTTCTCGAATGTGCATGGGAGACCTTCGAACATGCGGGCTATGACCCGGAACGGATCCACGGATCGATCGGCGTCTATGCTGGCTCCAGCACCAGCGGCTACCTGTTCAATCTTTTCCCTCAGGGCGTGTTGTTGCAGTCGGCTGCCGATATGGCGGGATTGCTTGGCGTGGAGAAGGATTCCCTGCCCACCCGTGTCTCCTACAAGTTGAACCTGGAAGGACCAAGCGTCGCGGTCCAGACCGCCTGTTCCACGTCCTTGGTTGCCGTCCATCTCGCCTGTCAAGGGCTGCTCGCGGGCGAATGCGACATGGCGCTGGCGGGCGGCATCTCCGTCAACGTGCCGCAAAGGGTCGGCTATCTCTATCAGAAGAGCGGGATTGCCTCTCCCGATGGGCACTGTCGGGCCTTCGACGCGGATGCGCGCGGAACGGTCGGAGGGAGCGGAGTGGGAATCGTGCTGTTGAAGCGACTGGAGGAGGCACGAGTCGACGGCGATCGTATCTTGGCGCTGATCAAAGGGACGGCGATCAATAACGATGGAGCGCATAAGGTCGGGTACACCGCGCCGCGAGTCGAAGGGCAGGCCAAGGTGATTCGGGCGGCGCAGGTGGCGGCTGGGGTTGAGCCGGAATCGATAGGATATGTCGAAGCGCACGGAACCGGGACGCCCATGGGCGACCCGATAGAAGTGGCGGCCCTCACCCAGGCCTTTCGTGCCGACACCGACAGAAGCGGATTCTGTGCTATCGGATCGGTCAAGACCAACATCGGACATCTCGATGCAGCGGCGGGGATCGCAGGGCTGATCAAGACAGCCCTCGCCCTGTCGCACAAACAAATTCCTCCCAGCCTGCATTTGTCCTCACCGAATCCGGAAATCGATTTTCCAAGGACGCCCTTTTACGTCAATACGAAACTGACCGATTGGGAATCATATGACAACCCACGGCGTGCGGGTGTCAGCTCGTTCGGCCTTGGTGGAACTAATGCCCATGTGGTCATGGAGGAAGCGCCTCGCGTTGAGCGCGAGCTTGATCCTGTCGATAAACGTCCGCGACTCATCGTCCTGTCCGCCAAATCCAAGTCGGCGTTGAACGAGATGACGGCTCGACTTACCTCACATCTGCAGCGGCACCCAACCGTTGAACCAGCGGATGTTGCCTATACATTGCAGACCGGGCGGAGAGCCTTTCTCAATCGCCGATGGGCGGTGGCAGACGGCATCGAATCTGCAGTGCAAGCGCTGAGTCGTCCGGATTCCGTGAAAATGATCGCCCAGGCCGGCGAACCGAGGCCGGTGGCATTTCTCTTCTCAGGACAAGGCTCCCAGTATCGCACGATGGGACGCGGTCTCTACTCCCAGGAACCCATTTTCCGTGAACAGGTGGACCGATGCGCGACCATTCTCAGTCCCCATATCGGGATGGATATCAAGTCGGTTCTGTTTGAGGAGTCCGCAACGGATTCGGAGAGGCTCAACCGCACCGCCTTTACACAACCGGCTTTGTTCGTGGTGGAGTATGCGCTTGCCAAACTCTGGATGAGCCTCGATGTGCATCCTCAAGGCATGATCGGACACAGTATCGGAGAATATGTCGCCGCCTGTCTGTCGGGGGTGTTCTCGCTCGAAGATGCACTGCGACTGGTCGCAGCTCGCGGACAACTCATGCAAGGTATGCCGCTTGGTTCGATGCTCGCCGTGTCCATGTCGGAAGCAGATGCAACATCCCTTCTGCATGAAGACTTGGACCTCGCGGCGGTCAACGCGCCGAGTCAGTGCGTCTTGTCTGGGTCGGAACCCAGGATCAAAGATCTGCAAGAAACACTGACAAAAAAAGGTGTACAGAGCGTACGGCTCCAGACCTCCCATGCGTTTCATTCACGCATGATGGACCCAATCCTGGAATCCTTTAAAACACAGGTTGCCGATGTCGCGCGTCACGCGCCGACTATTCCATGGGTTTCCAATCTGACCGGTGACTGGATTGCGCCGGCTCAGGCCATGGATCCGTCCTACTGGACGAATCACCTGCGGCGGACCGTCCGGTTCGCCGATGGCATCGAGACATTGTACCTGAAGCCGGAGCTGATTCTGCTTGAAGTGGGACCGGGGCGAACCTTGTGCACCTTGGCTCAGCGACAGATTGATGGACGGTCGGTGATGACTCTCCCATCTCTGATCAGACCACGAGACGGTTCTTCCGCGACATCCGAACCGTCAAGTTTTCTTGAAGCGGTGGGGAGTCTCTGGGCGACCGGCATACCAATCAATTGGTCAGGATTGTATCAAGGCGAACGCCCGCGGCGGATTCCCCTACCGACCTATCCATTTGAACGACGACGGTTCTGGGTCGAACCGGTCCGGCCGTCTGCGACAAGTCAGGACTTGGCGCTCTCCAAGAAACCGAACATCAGGGACTGGTTCTACGAACCGTCATGGAGAAGGTCAAGAACAGGTCTGCCGACTCGGCCCATTCGGGACGCCTCATGGCTGGTATTCGTCGGCGAGCATGGGGAAGGAACTAGAATCGTTGAACAATTGGAATCAGGTGAGCGGCCGGTCGTAACGGTATCGGCAGGGGAACGATATGAACAACTCACAAAAGGAATGTATTCGATTCGGCCCGGCGTTCGTGAAGATTATCACAGGTTGATTCAGGAGTTGCGGGAACAAGATCTATCACCGAATCGAGTGGTGCACTGTTGGAATCTGCGCTTCCCTGACGCTCCATTGTCTGTCGAAACTTTTCGCCGTGCGCAAGATCGAGGCTTTCACAGTCTTGTGTTCCTTTCGCAGGCCTTGGGAAGCAGAACCTCAGCGAATCCGACATGCATGTGCATCCTGACAACCGGGTTGCACGATGTCACAGGTGAAGAAACATTGCGTCCGGAACTGGCTCCGATCGTGGGAGCCTGTCGGGTCATTCCGCAGGAATATGTCAATCTCAGCTGTCGGATGGTCGATCT
It contains:
- a CDS encoding SDR family NAD(P)-dependent oxidoreductase, giving the protein MDRNGGDQMSEHDGLDIAVIGLACRFPGAHDSATFWRNLRDGVESITALSEEDLRSAGVQERLRQDPNYVRMRGIIDGIDLFDADFFGVPPKEAELMDPQHRLFLECAWETFEHAGYDPERIHGSIGVYAGSSTSGYLFNLFPQGVLLQSAADMAGLLGVEKDSLPTRVSYKLNLEGPSVAVQTACSTSLVAVHLACQGLLAGECDMALAGGISVNVPQRVGYLYQKSGIASPDGHCRAFDADARGTVGGSGVGIVLLKRLEEARVDGDRILALIKGTAINNDGAHKVGYTAPRVEGQAKVIRAAQVAAGVEPESIGYVEAHGTGTPMGDPIEVAALTQAFRADTDRSGFCAIGSVKTNIGHLDAAAGIAGLIKTALALSHKQIPPSLHLSSPNPEIDFPRTPFYVNTKLTDWESYDNPRRAGVSSFGLGGTNAHVVMEEAPRVERELDPVDKRPRLIVLSAKSKSALNEMTARLTSHLQRHPTVEPADVAYTLQTGRRAFLNRRWAVADGIESAVQALSRPDSVKMIAQAGEPRPVAFLFSGQGSQYRTMGRGLYSQEPIFREQVDRCATILSPHIGMDIKSVLFEESATDSERLNRTAFTQPALFVVEYALAKLWMSLDVHPQGMIGHSIGEYVAACLSGVFSLEDALRLVAARGQLMQGMPLGSMLAVSMSEADATSLLHEDLDLAAVNAPSQCVLSGSEPRIKDLQETLTKKGVQSVRLQTSHAFHSRMMDPILESFKTQVADVARHAPTIPWVSNLTGDWIAPAQAMDPSYWTNHLRRTVRFADGIETLYLKPELILLEVGPGRTLCTLAQRQIDGRSVMTLPSLIRPRDGSSATSEPSSFLEAVGSLWATGIPINWSGLYQGERPRRIPLPTYPFERRRFWVEPVRPSATSQDLALSKKPNIRDWFYEPSWRRSRTGLPTRPIRDASWLVFVGEHGEGTRIVEQLESGERPVVTVSAGERYEQLTKGMYSIRPGVREDYHRLIQELREQDLSPNRVVHCWNLRFPDAPLSVETFRRAQDRGFHSLVFLSQALGSRTSANPTCMCILTTGLHDVTGEETLRPELAPIVGACRVIPQEYVNLSCRMVDLHVSTPTEEALTRSVIARLLAEHSVGEDEPVVAYRGAHRWVPTFQPVKLEHSDEQPALLRTQGVYLITGGLGGVGLQLADYLVRTVKARLVLISRSKPTEGQVQRLKALEQGGGEILTIQAHVADEQQMRLALAQALERFGAVHGVIHAAAVPGGGLIDLKTVETVEAEFAPKVAGAFVLDHVFRKVPLDFICFCSSLSALTGGVGQVGYCAANAALDAMAHAFSKRGRRVISVNFDRWNQVGMAVQAEARLKTLQIDASEFDGMAASEAQDVFGRILQGGTSSQVIVSVRDCSSLVRQSAGTALSHVVGFAAHKRDASQELLRAKADQIAGATIEETVTLVWQQILGVDRVGLRDDFFTLGGESLAALQILNRVQDMFGMEVSLKKFFESPTVAGLSEQIRREQGGGVTAVPDIVPLPRKARAQRSGAMHSSVPRGPES